The genomic stretch TCGGCCTGCCCCAGCTGCTGGTGACCGCGCTCGAGCGCCGCGGCATCCGCCACCCCTTCGCCATCCAGACCTCTGCGCTACCCGACGCACTCGCCGGCCGCGACGTGCTCGGCAAGGCCGCCACCGGCTCGGGCAAGACCCTCGCCTTCGGCCTGCCGCTGCTCGCCCGCCTGGCCGAGGACGTCCGCCACGGCCGCCGTGCGCCACGCGGCCTGGTGCTCGTGCCGACCCGTGAACTCGCCCAGCAGGTGCACGACAACCTGGCGCCCCTCGGCCAGGCCACCGGCGTGCAGCTCGCCACCGTCTACGGCGGCGCGCCCATGTACCGCCAGATCCAGCAGCTGCGCCGCGGCGTGGACGTCGTCATCGCCACTCCCGGCCGGCTGCAGGACCTGATCAGCCAGGGCGAGGCCACCCTCGCCGAGGTCGTCATCACGGTGCTCGACGAGGCCGACTTCATGGCCGACCTGGGCTTCCTCCCGGTCGTCAAGGAGCTCCTGGACCAGACCGTCCCCGACGCGCAGCGGCTGCTGTTCTCGGCCACCCTGGACGGGGAGGTCGACGCGCTCGTGCGCCGGTACCTCGAGGACCCGGCCCGGCACGAGGTCAAGCGCGCCGGCGACGACGCCCCGCCCGCCGAGCACCTGGCGTTCAGCCTCGCCTTCCGCGACAAGCTGCAGGTCGCCACCGAACTGGCCGGTCGCCCCGGCCGGACGATCGTCTTCGCCCGCACCCAGCTGGGCGTCGACCGGCTGACCGAGAACCTCAAGGCGGCCGGCATCAAGGCCGAGGCGATCCACGGCGGGCTGCCGCAGTCCGCGCGCCGGAGGGCCCTGGAGGAGTTCACCGACGCCCGTTCGCCGGTGCTCGTGGCCACCGACGTCGCCGCCCGCGGCATCCACGTGGACGACGTCTCGCTGGTCCTGCACTACGACCCGCCGAACGACGTGAAGACCTACCTGCACCGCTCGGGCCGCACGGCGCGTGCCGGTGCCGCGGGTCTGGTCGTCTCGCTGCTCCTGCCCGACCAGGTCGGCCAGGCCAAGCGCCGCTACCGGTCGGCGAAGCTCGACCCGCGCGTCGACCGGATCCGCCCCGGCGACCCGGCGATCGCCGAGCTGGTCGCCTCCGGCGTCCACGTCGAGCCGAAGGAGCGCACGCAGCGCGACATGCGGCGCGGCGGCGGTGGCCCTGGTGGCCGTCCGCGTCGGGACGGCGATCGTCCGGGCGGCCACCGCGGCGGCCCGCGCCGGTCGTTCGGCGACAAGCCGCGCCCGGCCGGCGACCGCCCCTACGGCGACCGTCACCGCAGCTCCGGTCGGCCCTCGCGCCACAGCAGCTAGCACACGAGAACGCCGCAGCGGCCGGTCCCGGGATCCCCGGGGCCGGCCGCTGTCGTTCAGTCGCGGAAGACCAGGGTTCCCCCGACCTGGGTGACGACCTCGTCCCAGAGGGGGCGGAGCACGGCGGCGTCCTCGGCGCGCAGCGTGGCGCCCGGATTCGCCTCGCCCCGGGCGATGGCCTGGCCGAGGGGTGACGCCGGGGCCAGCAGCTCCTCGACCCGGGCCAGTCCGCCGTACTCGGCCAGGTCGCGGGCCCCCTCGACGGGCTGGGCGAACGCGCGGTGGTCGACGAGGCCGGCAGCGCCGTCGGCGACCTCCGCCAGGACCTCGG from Blastococcus sp. PRF04-17 encodes the following:
- a CDS encoding DEAD/DEAH box helicase; amino-acid sequence: MTLVHPVSFESNTTENIEKTVEPTGPTFGQLGLPQLLVTALERRGIRHPFAIQTSALPDALAGRDVLGKAATGSGKTLAFGLPLLARLAEDVRHGRRAPRGLVLVPTRELAQQVHDNLAPLGQATGVQLATVYGGAPMYRQIQQLRRGVDVVIATPGRLQDLISQGEATLAEVVITVLDEADFMADLGFLPVVKELLDQTVPDAQRLLFSATLDGEVDALVRRYLEDPARHEVKRAGDDAPPAEHLAFSLAFRDKLQVATELAGRPGRTIVFARTQLGVDRLTENLKAAGIKAEAIHGGLPQSARRRALEEFTDARSPVLVATDVAARGIHVDDVSLVLHYDPPNDVKTYLHRSGRTARAGAAGLVVSLLLPDQVGQAKRRYRSAKLDPRVDRIRPGDPAIAELVASGVHVEPKERTQRDMRRGGGGPGGRPRRDGDRPGGHRGGPRRSFGDKPRPAGDRPYGDRHRSSGRPSRHSS